A single Gammaproteobacteria bacterium DNA region contains:
- a CDS encoding ABC transporter permease: protein MRLVDAVRQLWSDLSAQRLRTVLTILGITWGTVAVVVLLAFSVGLERQTIKRFHGLGDRIVVLFGGRTTLAHAGFREGRTIRLREEDARILARQIPDITMISPEYSTREAPVRRGRNGVNPNITGIHPVYGEMRNVIPLPGGRFINERDQEERRRVVFLGDEVARVLFGDADPVGDQVRIGDSPFTVIGVLQPKIQNSSYNSRDEDRVFIPASTHAALFGSRFVSNLVYRTADASRTAAVEERVYEVLGRKYRFSPRDEDALQLWDTAEWERMFGFLFLGFKLFFAIVGSFTLSVGGIGVANIMYIVVHERTREIGIKRSVGATRRSILWQFLAESVLIVAVGAALGVLVSTGLVKVVSLFPMNDIVGTPVISLQVAAVTMALLAFVAMLAGWLPARRAAALDPVECLRH, encoded by the coding sequence GTGAGGCTCGTCGACGCTGTCCGGCAACTGTGGTCGGATCTTTCCGCCCAGCGTCTGCGCACGGTCCTGACCATACTCGGGATCACCTGGGGCACGGTGGCGGTGGTCGTTCTGCTTGCTTTTTCGGTCGGGCTCGAACGGCAGACCATCAAACGGTTTCACGGGCTGGGCGACCGCATCGTCGTGCTCTTCGGCGGACGCACCACGCTGGCCCACGCGGGGTTCAGGGAGGGGCGAACCATCCGGCTGCGCGAAGAGGATGCCCGGATCCTCGCCCGCCAGATCCCCGACATCACGATGATCAGCCCGGAGTACTCGACGCGCGAGGCCCCCGTCCGCCGCGGCCGGAACGGAGTGAATCCCAATATCACCGGCATTCATCCCGTGTATGGCGAGATGCGGAACGTCATCCCGCTTCCGGGCGGCCGATTCATCAACGAGCGGGATCAGGAAGAGCGCCGCCGCGTCGTATTCCTGGGTGACGAGGTTGCCCGCGTCCTGTTCGGCGACGCGGATCCCGTTGGCGACCAGGTCCGGATCGGGGATTCCCCCTTCACCGTGATCGGCGTGCTCCAGCCCAAGATCCAGAACAGCTCCTACAACTCTCGGGACGAAGACCGGGTGTTCATTCCGGCGAGCACGCACGCGGCTCTTTTCGGCTCGCGCTTCGTCTCGAACCTGGTCTACCGGACGGCGGATGCCTCGCGCACCGCGGCGGTTGAAGAGCGAGTCTACGAGGTGCTGGGCAGGAAGTACCGCTTCAGTCCACGGGACGAGGACGCGCTCCAGCTCTGGGACACGGCCGAATGGGAGCGCATGTTCGGCTTCCTGTTCCTCGGGTTCAAGCTGTTCTTCGCGATCGTGGGCAGCTTCACGCTCAGCGTCGGCGGGATCGGCGTCGCGAACATCATGTACATCGTCGTGCACGAGCGCACGCGCGAGATCGGGATCAAGCGCTCGGTCGGCGCGACCCGAAGGTCCATCCTCTGGCAGTTTCTCGCCGAGAGCGTCCTCATCGTGGCTGTCGGGGCCGCGCTCGGCGTCCTGGTTTCGACGGGACTCGTGAAGGTGGTGTCGCTGTTCCCGATGAACGACATCGTGGGCACGCCCGTGATCTCGCTCCAGGTGGCCGCCGTGACGATGGCGCTGCTCGCGTTCGTCGCGATGCTCGCCGGCTGGCTGCCCGCTCGTCGCGCCGCGGCGCTGGATCCCGTCGAATGTCTCCGTCACTAG